The genomic interval gcctgcctaAGAAGTGAGGCTCAGCGAGGCCAGGTTGAACCAGTCGGCTCATCGGGGCCAGATCGGCACCGTGGCCAGGCCCTACCACAGTGGGCGAGCCTGCACCCGCCCTCCCCCTTGGCCTGGAGGGGCTCCCCTGGGGTCTCAGTGCTTTCTCTGTGTCCCCAGGTGTCTTCCTGCCCCCGTCCCCAGCAGTGGCAAACGAACCAGTCCTGGAAGAAGTGGGGATCATGGCCTTGGCACCCCTGGCCGAGATGCTAACCAGCTCGCAGCCCAGCGCCACGCCGGGCTCATTCATGAGCCCCCTGACAGGCCCCCTGAGCACGCTGCTGTCCGGCCCAGCACCCATGTCACAGAGCAGCCCCCTCACCGGCTTCCTGACCAGTCCTGTGGCGGGGCCCCACATGGGTTCGATGGTCAGCTCCCTAGGCCTGCCGTCCACTGGCCCCCTGACTTCCAGCAGCCCCCTTGCAGGCCCCGTGGCCGTGTCTCAGAGCAGCCCCCTGATAGCCCCTGtgacgggcacagtggctgttTCTCTGAGCAGCCCCCTGCTCAGCTCCGCTGCTGCCCCACTAGGGGTCTCTCAGAACCTGCTGGCCAACCCCATGAGCAACCTGGTCCTACCAGAGGCCGCAAGGCTTCGGCTGGCTGAGCCGCCCCGTGGAGGCCCCTCTGGGCCCCACTCCCCAGCTTGCATGGTGCCTGCTGCCACCACCAAAGGTAAcagggtggtgggtggtgggtggcaGAGTGGTGGGAGGGCTGTGCCCCCCACCTCGCCCTAATCCCCCTCCTTTCATTTCTGGCCCCTCCACATCACTAGTCCCTCTCTCCACCGAGGCCCCCCGGTCAGCCCAGGACCCAGAGCCTCTCAGCATGCCGTTTGCAGGGGCACCCCTCCAGGCCTCCACCCCCATCGGAGCCACAGGCACACCTGCTCCCTCGACGGCCTTCTCCTTCAACACTGCGGATGCACGGGCCCAGCCCGGGGCCGCCCAGGAACGAGTGGTCCCTGCgtccatccccacctcccccaccccctcccccacggTCACTGTCCTTGCCTCTGCCCCCGCCCTCACCCCCCAGGTTGCCACCAGCTACACCCCCTCGAGCACCACCCACATGGCCCAGGGTGCCCCCCATGCCCCCTCCCGAATGCATCATTCCCCCACCCGGAACCTGCCTGCCCCCCACTCTCCTCCACACAATGCCCACTCCCCACCTCGCACCTCATCCTCCCCGGCTTCAGTCAATGACTCTCGGGGTCCACGCACCACGGAGCCGTCGAGGAAGAGCATGGTGGAGGTGGAGCGGAAGCTGGCCCACCGCAAGACATGCAAGTTCCCCGAGAGCCCCCGAGGTCAGTGACACTGTGGGCTCTGCATGGGTGGGGCTGGGCTGCGGACCCTGGCCCCTCTCACCCCCTCACCTGGGCTGACCAGACCCTGTGTCCCCAGAGTCAAAGCACCTGGCCTGGGAGCGGCTGGTGGGT from Saimiri boliviensis isolate mSaiBol1 chromosome 15, mSaiBol1.pri, whole genome shotgun sequence carries:
- the LOC101028588 gene encoding speriolin, encoding MSLLTNYEGLRHQIERLVRENEELKKLVRLIRENHELRSAIKTQAAGLGVGTFTSGLGEAAAGLPPRQSNGVFLPPSPAVANEPVLEEVGIMALAPLAEMLTSSQPSATPGSFMSPLTGPLSTLLSGPAPMSQSSPLTGFLTSPVAGPHMGSMVSSLGLPSTGPLTSSSPLAGPVAVSQSSPLIAPVTGTVAVSLSSPLLSSAAAPLGVSQNLLANPMSNLVLPEAARLRLAEPPRGGPSGPHSPACMVPAATTKVPLSTEAPRSAQDPEPLSMPFAGAPLQASTPIGATGTPAPSTAFSFNTADARAQPGAAQERVVPASIPTSPTPSPTVTVLASAPALTPQVATSYTPSSTTHMAQGAPHAPSRMHHSPTRNLPAPHSPPHNAHSPPRTSSSPASVNDSRGPRTTEPSRKSMVEVERKLAHRKTCKFPESPRGLPEPQ